Within the uncultured Fibrobacter sp. genome, the region CCAAGGGCCGCCTGAACAGCTACATCAACGAGACGGACAAAGTTATCGACCGCATGCGCACCATCGCAGCCTCCATCGACGACTTTGAGCTGATTCCGCCGAACATCAGCGAAGCGGACCGCGAAGCGCGCAGCCAGCAGGCTCTCGCCATCAACAACAACGCGACAGCGCTGAACCGCAAGACGCTCGGGCTTTTCCACCCGCACAGTGCAAGCGAAGCCCACTCCGAACTCATCCAGGCAACGGAATGCCTCCGACTCGCCGCCTACTCCCTGTACACCTATTCCCTGCAAGAGAACTCCGAGGAACAGGTCAAGCAGTACCAGCAGGCACGCGACCAGCTGGGCCAGACAAAAGTTTATCTGGGACGTTTCCAGAACAACATCAAGAATTTAATATCAAACTACCAACCTCAACAAGAAGACAATTAAAGGTTAAACTATGATTCGCAACGTAGCCATCATGGGTGCCACCGGCGCCGTGGGCCAAGAAATCCTCTCCATCCTCGAAGAGCGCAACTTCCCGCTGCAGAGCCTCAAGCTCCTCGCCTCCGAACGCAGCGCAGGCAAGGAATTCAAGTTCAAGGGCGAAACGCTCAAGTGCGAAGTCCTGAACAAGGATTCCTTCAAGGGCATCGACCTGGTGCTCAGCTCCGCCGGTGCAGCGATTTCCCAGGAATTCGCCCCCATCGCAGTCGAAAACGGTGCCGTGGTCGTGGACAACACGAGCTTCTTCCGCATGGACCCGGCTGTTCCGCTGGTCGTGCCGGAAGTGAACCCCGAAGACATCAAGCTCTACAAGGCTGAACTCGGTGGCAAGGGCATCATCGCCAACCCGAACTGCACGACCATCATGATGGTCGTTGTGCTCAACCCGATCGAAAAAATCTCCCACATCAAGAAGATTCACATTTCTTCTTACCAGAGCGCTAGCGGTGCAGGTGCCATCGCCATGGAAGAGCTCAAGCAGCAGTACAAGGATATCCTTGAGACTGGTTCTACTACGCACATCAACAAGTTCCCCTTCCAGCTTGCGTACAACGTGATTCCGCAAATCGACAAGATGACGGAAAACGACTACACCAAGGAAGAAATGAAGATGTTCAACGAAACGCGCAAGATTATGCACTCCGACGTTCGTACGAGCGCCACCTGCGTGCGCGTGAGCTCTCTCCGTTCTCACTCCGAATCCGTGTGGTTCGAAACGGAACGTCCGGTGTCTGTGGAAGAAATCCGCAACGCCCTCAAGAACGCTCCGGGCGTGACGCTCAAGGACGATCCGCAGAACTATGTTTACCCGATGCCGCTCGAAAGCGCCGGCAAGGACAACATCTTCGTGGGCCGTATCCGCAAGGACCTCGCCGACGAGAACAGCAACACGCTGTGGCTCACCGGTGACCAGATTCGCAAGGGCGCCGCTCTCAACGCCGTGC harbors:
- a CDS encoding aspartate-semialdehyde dehydrogenase, which gives rise to MIRNVAIMGATGAVGQEILSILEERNFPLQSLKLLASERSAGKEFKFKGETLKCEVLNKDSFKGIDLVLSSAGAAISQEFAPIAVENGAVVVDNTSFFRMDPAVPLVVPEVNPEDIKLYKAELGGKGIIANPNCTTIMMVVVLNPIEKISHIKKIHISSYQSASGAGAIAMEELKQQYKDILETGSTTHINKFPFQLAYNVIPQIDKMTENDYTKEEMKMFNETRKIMHSDVRTSATCVRVSSLRSHSESVWFETERPVSVEEIRNALKNAPGVTLKDDPQNYVYPMPLESAGKDNIFVGRIRKDLADENSNTLWLTGDQIRKGAALNAVQIGEILAKGV